In a single window of the Cydia pomonella isolate Wapato2018A chromosome 2, ilCydPomo1, whole genome shotgun sequence genome:
- the LOC133534449 gene encoding uncharacterized protein LOC133534449 → MLLSDVLCFIFLTITVTATCVGAESTKQELVEKRNGRRAKREAILITGYPSNSIKMSNSNQRATKLRYWHKKPKRGSLKPMYGPAPSPPNRLTVKKYKKKQLRSKYNKYSSKRNTKPRYPSAKPYYGRVPQRPPKPRPQPYYPQEPVGFGEPPKEFAQEYVQPPKQSYGEPPVDSYGNPLTNNFPTGLSTFENPNPNFVDFEQQQFQSLQSYNQDVNIDANNAYSKHHPVYAKPEIEEYEHVEPQKYTEFKFDSYADVYKQHPIKEYQPTKQNNIHHDSHSIKKYKPWKGKTNANEYDKHDHVIVGGQYAEPPGRLVPNYHHETPHYQGDEVAQDSYIESALVSSTSISPYINYKHSNMAFSPQNLNDAFSPFIN, encoded by the coding sequence ATAACGGTCACAGCAACATGCGTCGGAGCAGAGAGCACAAAGCAAGAACTAGTTGAGAAAAGAAACGGTCGGCGGGCCAAAAGAGAAGCAATATTAATAACTGGGTATCCATCAAATTCCATCAAAATGAGTAATTCCAATCAACGGGCAACTAAACTAAGATACTGGCATAAGAAACCGAAACGTGGCTCCCTGAAACCCATGTATGGGCCGGCGCCATCTCCCCCTAACCGACTGACTGTTAAAAAGTATAAGAAAAAGCAATTACGGTCTAAGTATAACAAATATAGTAGTAAACGAAACACAAAACCAAGATACCCATCGGCAAAACCCTATTACGGTCGAGTGCCACAGCGGCCTCCTAAACCACGGCCTCAGCCTTACTACCCACAAGAACCTGTTGGCTTTGGTGAACCTCCTAAAGAATTTGCACAGGAATACGTGCAACCACCGAAACAAAGCTACGGAGAACCCCCTGTAGATTCTTACGGAAATCCCTTAACGAACAATTTTCCGACGGGATTATCAACTTTTGAAAACCCCAACCCCAATTTCGTTGACTTTGAACAACAGCAGTTCCAATCACTACAAAGCTACAATCAAGATGTCAACATAGATGCTAACAATGCCTATTCCAAACATCATCCAGTTTATGCTAAGCCCGAAATAGAAGAATATGAGCACGTGGAGCCGCAAAAGTATACAGAATTCAAATTCGATTCCTATGCAGACGTATATAAACAACATCCGATAAAAGAATATCAGCCTAccaaacaaaataacattcatcATGATTCGcacagtattaaaaaatataaaccttGGAAAGGAAAGACGAATGCGAATGAGTACGATAAACATGACCATGTGATTGTGGGAGGCCAGTACGCAGAACCGCCCGGCCGTCTAGTACCAAATTACCACCACGAGACCCCACACTACCAAGGGGATGAAGTTGCACAAGACAGTTACATTGAATCGGCACTGGTTTCATCCACCTCTATATCACCATATATTAACTACAAACATAGTAATATGGCCTTCAGTCCGCAAAATCTAAACGACGCCTTCAGTCCCTTCATCAATTGA
- the LOC133534450 gene encoding uncharacterized protein LOC133534450: MRLCFLVLLATSVWTLPQDKVLQQRLPSQVPSQDHPHETSGRDCAKTKCASSIAQKAAAEAKAAQAAQNAAGAQAAHMVKTQLAEKALQAAKAAEAALAGKQAVVEQLQQEVRETEAVVAQNLQAVHQQQGTVAAASQLAQQANAQHKLMLQAVNLAAQVEKSANCVLEKTKIGLQEKSRNLAEARARLSHLQHKLQCACADCAATKQAAHAACEAARAACGNARRKRRRSIQNALAVRVTKKYN; this comes from the exons ATGAGGTTGTGTTTTTTAGTACTTTTGGCGACTTCAGTGTGGACATTGCCGCAGGATAAAGTACTACAACAGCGTCTACCGAGTCAG GTACCAAGTCAAGATCACCCGCATGAGACATCAGGACGTGACTGCGCCAAGACTAAATGCGCGTCCAGCATCGCACAGAAAGCGGCGGCGGAAGCTAAGGCTGCCCAAGCGGCTCAAAACGCGGCAGGCGCGCAGGCTGCGCACATG GTGAAAACTCAACTAGCGGAAAAGGCTCTACAAGCCGCGAAAGCGGCAGAGGCGGCGCTCGCGGGCAAACAGGCAGTTGTGGAGCAGCTGCAGCAGGAGGTCCGGGAGACGGAGGCTGTGGTGGCGCAGAACCTGCAGGCCGTACACCAGCAGCAGGGCACAGTGGCCGCCGCTAGTCAGCTCGCGCAGCAGGCTAATGCTCAG CACAAATTAATGTTGCAAGCGGTCAACCTAGCAGCCCAAGTGGAAAAATCCGCTAACTGTGTACTAGAAAAGACAAAGATTGGTCTACAGGAGAAATCTAGAAATCTTGCTGAAGCACGAGCGAGGTTATCCCACTTACAACACAAGCTGCAGTGCGCATGCGCGGACTGTGCTGCGACCAAACAGGCCGCCCACGCCGCCTGCGAGGCCGCGCGGGCCGCCTGCGGCAACGCCAGGAGAAAGAGACGTAGGAGTATTCAGAATGCACTAGCTGTAAGAGTCACGAAAAAATATAACTAG